In Actinomycetota bacterium, a genomic segment contains:
- a CDS encoding HD domain-containing protein, whose protein sequence is MGLLAAAPSPGAVPLPTVIDLTDVKAHPAVKTFIRLSDRYLGELGYTEHGFRHAKIVSRDARKLLNALGFDDREPERAAIAGYLHDMGNFVNRKGHPQTAASLCYPILTEIGMPLKDIGVILGAVGNHEEGEGLPVSPEGAALILADKSDVHRSRVRNPNPETFDIHDRVNYAAESSVLSVNTSEHTLILELRIDTSISKIMEYFEIFLNRMTMCRRAAEFLHYRFRLVINGQDLL, encoded by the coding sequence ATGGGGCTCCTTGCTGCCGCGCCATCCCCGGGTGCCGTCCCGCTCCCGACCGTGATCGACCTCACCGACGTCAAGGCCCATCCGGCTGTCAAGACGTTCATCCGGCTGTCGGACCGGTACCTGGGCGAGCTCGGCTACACCGAGCACGGCTTCCGGCACGCCAAGATCGTCTCCCGGGACGCCCGTAAGCTCCTCAATGCCCTGGGCTTCGATGACCGGGAGCCGGAGCGGGCGGCCATCGCCGGCTACCTGCACGACATGGGCAACTTTGTGAACCGCAAGGGCCACCCGCAGACCGCCGCCAGCCTGTGCTACCCGATCCTCACCGAGATCGGCATGCCCCTGAAGGACATCGGGGTGATTCTGGGGGCCGTCGGCAACCACGAGGAGGGCGAGGGCCTGCCCGTGTCCCCTGAGGGGGCGGCGCTCATCCTGGCGGATAAGTCCGACGTGCACCGGTCCCGGGTGCGCAACCCCAACCCGGAGACCTTCGACATCCACGACCGGGTCAACTACGCCGCCGAGTCCTCGGTGCTGTCGGTGAACACCAGCGAGCACACCTTGATCCTGGAGCTGCGCATCGACACCTCGATCTCCAAGATCATGGAGTACTTCGAGATCTTCCTGAACCGCATGACCATGTGCCGCCGGGCGGCCGAGTTCCTGCACTACCGGTTCCGCCTCGTGATCAACGGCCAGGACCTCCTGTAG
- the yajC gene encoding preprotein translocase subunit YajC: MTLPTGLLLAATKSSSSGASYLIFLGALLVVFYLLLVRPQRRRLRQHQDLVSTLEPGDEVVTIGGIIGYIQGIDEDAVRLDIADGCTIRVVKQAIARKVEDEPSLTSREGTTTGEGHDGGTGLEGSGEPDDTE; the protein is encoded by the coding sequence ATGACCCTGCCTACCGGCCTGCTCCTGGCGGCCACGAAGTCGAGCAGCTCGGGTGCCAGCTACCTCATCTTCCTGGGTGCCCTGCTGGTGGTGTTCTACCTGCTGCTCGTCCGGCCCCAGCGCCGCCGGCTGCGCCAGCACCAGGACCTGGTCTCCACGCTGGAGCCGGGCGACGAGGTGGTCACGATCGGGGGCATCATCGGCTACATCCAGGGGATCGACGAGGACGCCGTGCGCCTGGACATCGCCGACGGCTGCACCATCCGGGTCGTGAAGCAGGCCATCGCCCGGAAGGTGGAGGACGAGCCCTCCCTGACCAGCCGCGAGGGCACCACAACGGGCGAGGGGCATGACGGTGGGACCGGCCTTGAGGGATCGGGTGAACCTGACGATACAGAGTGA
- a CDS encoding PP2C family serine/threonine-protein phosphatase has translation MSGPPNGFPAGPPSGRSALRVVGASVLGPAHVRDGLPNQDALAWFPESGSGDRLVVAVSDGHGARLHFRSQTGSALAVATAVREGAERLPAFDPGGDPALDPEEFLAPMAEAVVRAWTALVLADVERRPFQEEELAAVDEHMGPGFRGEVEERPEVAYGATLLIALVAGPTAFFLQVGDGDILVTSAAGTVLPVPGDDRLQGGATTSLCLPGAEQDFRYGLWRPAEPIPAVALLATDGLKNAFIDDEGFLEVGAGVREVVGKEGLAALGEMLPGWLSDAGAHSGDDATAAAVAL, from the coding sequence ATGAGTGGTCCCCCCAACGGGTTCCCGGCCGGGCCGCCGTCGGGGCGGAGCGCGCTCCGGGTGGTGGGCGCCTCCGTGCTGGGCCCGGCGCACGTGCGGGACGGGCTGCCCAACCAGGACGCGCTGGCCTGGTTCCCCGAGTCGGGCTCGGGCGACCGGCTGGTGGTGGCGGTGTCGGACGGTCACGGGGCACGCCTGCACTTCCGGAGCCAGACGGGCTCGGCACTGGCGGTGGCCACGGCGGTGCGGGAGGGCGCCGAGCGCCTGCCCGCCTTCGATCCGGGCGGCGATCCCGCTCTCGATCCCGAGGAGTTCCTCGCCCCGATGGCGGAAGCGGTGGTCCGGGCCTGGACCGCCCTGGTGCTGGCGGATGTGGAGCGGCGCCCGTTCCAGGAGGAGGAGCTGGCTGCGGTCGACGAGCACATGGGCCCGGGTTTCCGGGGGGAGGTGGAGGAGCGGCCGGAGGTGGCCTACGGGGCCACGCTGCTCATCGCCCTGGTGGCCGGCCCCACCGCCTTCTTCCTCCAGGTGGGTGACGGCGACATCCTGGTGACCTCGGCGGCCGGGACGGTGCTGCCGGTACCCGGTGACGACCGGCTCCAGGGCGGGGCCACAACCTCGCTCTGCTTACCCGGGGCCGAGCAGGACTTCCGCTACGGGCTGTGGCGCCCGGCGGAGCCCATCCCGGCGGTCGCGCTCCTGGCCACCGACGGGCTGAAGAACGCCTTCATCGACGACGAGGGCTTCCTGGAGGTGGGCGCCGGGGTGCGGGAGGTCGTCGGGAAGGAAGGGCTGGCGGCGCTGGGCGAGATGCTTCCGGGCTGGCTGTCGGACGCTGGAGCCCACAGCGGCGACGACGCCACCGCCGCCGCGGTCGCGCTCTGA
- the ruvB gene encoding Holliday junction branch migration DNA helicase RuvB: MLAPDASIDDQEIERSLRPRTLSDFVGQTSTKEHLSIILDAAKARGEAADHLLFAGSPGLGKTTLAHIVASELGVGFSVTSGPVIERAGDLAAILTNLEDRDVLFIDEIHRLARTVEEVLYPAMEDFRLDIVIGKGPSARSIRVEVPRFTLIGATTRTGMLTSPLRDRFGFIGRLDYYEPEELAHVVRRSAAILEIEIDREASEEIASRARGTPRIANRLLRRVRDYAQVRAAGVIALDVAQDALDLFQVDVEGLDKVDIAILEALTQRFRGRPVGLSTLAVAVGEEPETIEDVYEPYLLRKGFLQRTPRGRLATLTAYEHLGLATYDGAEPGYAADRLL; encoded by the coding sequence ATGTTGGCCCCTGACGCCAGCATCGACGACCAGGAGATCGAGCGGTCGCTGCGGCCCCGGACGCTGAGCGATTTCGTGGGCCAGACCTCCACCAAGGAGCACCTGTCGATCATCCTCGACGCCGCGAAGGCCCGGGGCGAGGCGGCGGACCACCTCCTGTTTGCCGGTAGCCCGGGTCTGGGCAAGACCACGCTGGCACACATCGTGGCCTCCGAGTTGGGCGTCGGCTTCAGCGTCACCTCCGGCCCGGTGATCGAGCGGGCGGGCGACCTGGCCGCCATCCTCACCAACCTCGAGGACCGCGACGTGCTGTTCATCGACGAGATCCACCGCCTCGCCCGCACCGTCGAGGAGGTGCTCTATCCGGCGATGGAGGACTTCCGGCTGGACATCGTCATCGGCAAGGGGCCCTCCGCCCGCTCGATCCGGGTCGAGGTCCCCCGCTTCACCCTGATCGGGGCCACCACCCGCACCGGGATGCTGACCTCGCCGCTGCGGGACCGGTTCGGCTTCATCGGGCGGCTGGACTACTACGAACCGGAGGAGCTGGCGCACGTGGTGCGCCGCTCGGCGGCGATCCTGGAGATCGAGATCGACCGGGAGGCGTCGGAAGAGATCGCCAGCCGTGCCCGCGGGACGCCCCGCATCGCCAACCGGCTCCTGCGCCGGGTGCGGGACTACGCCCAGGTGCGGGCGGCGGGGGTGATCGCCCTCGATGTGGCCCAGGACGCCCTCGACCTGTTCCAGGTGGACGTCGAGGGCCTCGACAAGGTGGACATTGCCATCCTGGAGGCCCTCACCCAGCGCTTCCGGGGCCGGCCGGTGGGGCTCAGCACCCTGGCGGTGGCGGTGGGAGAGGAGCCCGAGACCATCGAGGATGTCTACGAGCCCTACCTGCTGCGCAAGGGGTTCCTCCAGCGCACGCCCCGGGGGCGGTTGGCGACGCTGACGGCCTACGAGCATCTGGGGCTGGCGACGTACGACGGCGCAGAACCCGGGTATGCCGCGGACCGCCTTCTATGA
- the ruvA gene encoding Holliday junction branch migration protein RuvA: MIASLNGVVAEVTGAAAVVEVGGVGYLVYAPGPVLAGLVKGQPARLLTHLAVREDALTLYGFRTADQREVFQTLLGVTGVGPKLAVAVLSVLDPDELRRAVATGDLDALTSVPGVGKRGAQRMLLELRDRLAVVAVEPSVPSAAVAEVRAALTGLGYTPAELRGVIEEVATPGATVEAMVRAALKMLAGASAGASAGTGAGTR, encoded by the coding sequence GTGATCGCCTCGCTCAACGGCGTGGTGGCTGAGGTCACCGGCGCCGCCGCGGTGGTGGAGGTGGGCGGGGTCGGCTACCTGGTGTACGCGCCCGGCCCCGTGCTCGCCGGGCTGGTGAAGGGCCAGCCCGCCCGGCTCCTCACCCATCTCGCGGTCCGGGAGGACGCCCTCACCCTGTACGGCTTCCGGACCGCCGACCAGCGGGAGGTCTTCCAGACCCTCCTGGGGGTCACCGGGGTCGGGCCGAAGCTCGCCGTGGCGGTGCTCTCGGTACTGGACCCCGACGAGCTCCGCCGGGCGGTGGCTACCGGGGACCTGGATGCTCTGACCTCGGTGCCCGGCGTCGGGAAGCGGGGGGCCCAGCGCATGCTGCTGGAGTTGCGCGACCGGCTGGCGGTGGTGGCGGTCGAGCCGTCGGTGCCCAGCGCCGCGGTGGCCGAGGTGCGTGCGGCGCTCACCGGGCTGGGCTACACGCCGGCGGAGCTGCGCGGGGTCATCGAGGAGGTCGCCACCCCGGGTGCCACCGTGGAGGCCATGGTGCGGGCCGCCCTCAAGATGCTGGCCGGCGCCAGTGCCGGCGCCAGTGCCGGGACCGGGGCTGGGACACGGTGA
- the ruvC gene encoding crossover junction endodeoxyribonuclease RuvC, with translation MRVLGIDPGLTRMGIGLVLQEGNRLQAIGCDTLVTRPEDPVPQRLRAIRDGLEAAFARWAPDVVAIERIFHKMNAQTVIPVAQASGVALLTAACCDLPVFDYAPLQVKMAVVGTGSATKEQVSFMVKRLLRGDPQTATPDAADALAVAICHCHSRKLAGLAAAARRPA, from the coding sequence ATGCGGGTTCTCGGAATCGACCCCGGCCTGACCCGGATGGGGATTGGGCTGGTCCTCCAGGAGGGCAACCGGCTGCAGGCAATCGGCTGCGACACCCTCGTCACCCGGCCGGAGGACCCGGTGCCCCAGCGCCTGCGGGCCATCCGGGATGGCCTCGAGGCCGCGTTCGCCCGCTGGGCGCCCGACGTGGTGGCGATCGAGCGGATCTTCCACAAGATGAATGCGCAGACGGTGATCCCGGTGGCGCAGGCGTCCGGAGTGGCCCTGCTGACCGCCGCCTGCTGCGACCTCCCGGTCTTCGACTACGCCCCCCTCCAGGTGAAGATGGCGGTGGTGGGCACCGGCAGTGCCACCAAGGAGCAGGTCAGCTTTATGGTCAAGCGCCTCCTGCGGGGGGATCCGCAAACCGCCACGCCCGACGCCGCCGACGCCCTGGCCGTCGCCATCTGCCACTGCCACTCCCGCAAGCTGGCGGGCCTGGCGGCGGCTGCCCGGAGACCGGCGTGA
- a CDS encoding L,D-transpeptidase family protein, translating into MRSRLFYRLANSSPLAQAAAIFCVLIVLVGLFEADNYLFGAKPKHVAKAVASPSPSPSPSPAPTEAPSPAPSTGVPIPVTSTVATAGDAFVAARSEPSTKGRLIENVDAHNLLGQSTVFLVVGQQPGWYQVLLQKIPNGTTAWVSASQVTISVVNDFILAHLSTYKLEHYNSGKLVGTYSMAIGASKTPTPTGMFYLWGLQTGVPPPYTPAIFALSALSETLTNWPYGGIVGIHGWSDSSVEGKAVSNGCLRLTETDAQRLVNANLPLGTPVQIVA; encoded by the coding sequence ATGAGAAGCCGGCTGTTCTACCGCCTCGCGAACAGTTCACCCCTGGCGCAGGCCGCCGCGATCTTCTGCGTGCTCATCGTGCTCGTCGGGCTGTTCGAGGCGGACAACTACTTGTTCGGCGCCAAGCCGAAGCATGTCGCGAAGGCGGTGGCCTCCCCCAGCCCATCGCCGTCGCCCAGCCCCGCCCCCACCGAAGCCCCGAGCCCGGCGCCCAGCACTGGGGTGCCCATCCCGGTCACCTCGACGGTGGCCACCGCCGGCGATGCGTTCGTGGCCGCCCGCTCCGAGCCCAGCACCAAGGGGCGCCTGATTGAGAACGTGGATGCCCACAACCTGCTCGGCCAGTCCACCGTGTTCCTCGTGGTCGGCCAGCAGCCGGGCTGGTACCAGGTATTGCTGCAGAAGATCCCCAACGGGACCACCGCGTGGGTGTCCGCCAGCCAGGTCACCATCAGCGTGGTCAACGACTTCATCCTGGCCCACCTGTCCACCTACAAGTTGGAGCATTACAACTCCGGCAAGCTCGTGGGCACGTACTCCATGGCCATCGGGGCCAGCAAGACGCCCACGCCCACCGGCATGTTCTACCTCTGGGGCCTGCAGACGGGCGTCCCGCCGCCCTACACGCCGGCGATCTTCGCCCTGTCGGCGCTGTCGGAAACCCTCACCAACTGGCCCTATGGCGGCATCGTCGGGATCCACGGCTGGTCGGACTCGAGCGTGGAGGGCAAAGCGGTCTCCAACGGCTGCCTGCGCCTCACCGAGACCGACGCCCAGCGGCTGGTGAACGCCAACCTGCCCCTGGGCACGCCGGTCCAGATCGTCGCCTGA
- a CDS encoding YebC/PmpR family DNA-binding transcriptional regulator — MSGHSKWAGIKHKKAIIDARRGKQFAKRLRAIEVAAREGGGKMDANPTLADAVSRARADSIPTDTIERAIKRGTGELEGVTYETLIYEGYAPGGVAVLVEVLTDNRNRAAADVRRIFTKYGSSLAEPGAVSWMFTKRGVVLVPKDAVSEDDLMGVALAAGAEDLKDQGDTWQVTTGPNDLETLRQAIEAEGLPIEEAQITMEPSTVIELDREGAPPVLRLLDALEDLDDVQEVHANFDVPDDVMAELAG; from the coding sequence ATGTCGGGCCATTCGAAGTGGGCGGGGATCAAGCACAAGAAGGCGATCATCGACGCCCGCCGGGGCAAGCAGTTCGCCAAGCGGCTGCGGGCCATCGAGGTGGCCGCCCGCGAGGGCGGGGGCAAAATGGACGCCAACCCCACCCTGGCCGACGCGGTCTCCCGCGCCCGGGCCGACAGCATCCCCACCGACACCATCGAGCGGGCGATCAAGCGGGGCACCGGGGAGTTGGAGGGCGTCACCTACGAGACCCTGATCTACGAGGGCTACGCCCCGGGTGGGGTCGCCGTCCTGGTGGAGGTCCTGACCGACAACCGCAACCGCGCCGCCGCCGACGTCCGCCGGATCTTCACCAAGTACGGCAGCTCGCTAGCCGAGCCGGGGGCGGTGTCGTGGATGTTCACCAAGCGGGGCGTGGTGCTGGTCCCCAAGGACGCGGTGTCCGAGGATGACCTGATGGGCGTCGCCCTGGCGGCGGGCGCCGAGGACCTGAAGGATCAGGGCGACACCTGGCAGGTGACCACCGGCCCGAACGACCTGGAGACGCTGCGCCAGGCGATCGAGGCGGAGGGGCTGCCGATCGAGGAGGCCCAGATCACGATGGAGCCCTCGACGGTGATCGAGCTGGACCGGGAGGGAGCGCCCCCGGTGCTGCGCCTGCTGGACGCCCTGGAGGATCTGGACGACGTGCAGGAGGTGCACGCCAACTTCGACGTGCCCGACGACGTCATGGCGGAGCTGGCCGGCTGA